The genomic window ACCATTGGCGGGCGACCAGTGGCCGGTGACTCAAAAAATTCAGTAGCCCTCATTTGCTTTGCCTGTGGGGCCGGGTACAATGCCCGCGCTTGGATAGTCCAGTCCCTGGCTTGAGGAGGAAACGATGAATCTTAGCCGTCGCCGATGGATGGCGACTGTGGGGGTTACTGCTGCCGGCCTGGGCGTTGGCCCCGCCCTGGCGGGATTGTCCGGCCGGGTTCGGCCGGAAACGGCACGGGGAACCACAGGGCAACCGCTTCCCGAACTGTCGGGACCTTTCCGCCTGCCGGTGAGCTGGTACCAGAAAACCGTCCAGCGCTTTCAGGCGATCCTGCAGCAAAAAGGGTTGGACGGAGCCATCGTTTCTCATGTCCTGAACCGCAACTACCTCACCGGCGTTTTCCTGACGGAGACGGAGCGACCGAACTACCTCTTTGTGCCGGCGAGGGGCGAGCCGGCCGCCTTCGTTCCCGGCCTCGACCGGGACATGATGGCGAGCTGGTGGGTGAAGGATTTTGAGTGGTACTTCGACTTTCCGCACGCCGGTGAATACAACAAGGTTCAGTGGACGGCGGGCAAGAAGGAGGAGCTCTTCGAGTGGG from Candidatus Acidiferrales bacterium includes these protein-coding regions:
- a CDS encoding aminopeptidase P family N-terminal domain-containing protein, which produces MNLSRRRWMATVGVTAAGLGVGPALAGLSGRVRPETARGTTGQPLPELSGPFRLPVSWYQKTVQRFQAILQQKGLDGAIVSHVLNRNYLTGVFLTETERPNYLFVPARGEPAAFVPGLDRDMMASWWVKDFEWYFDFPHAGEYNKVQWTAGKKEELFEWALRGIARRGFGKGKLGIDLEPAPSLAKRFKKTLPKARLSDISKDLLHMRQVKTPEEIALTQQAIDLHDRMLAFARDYILERGSDATDFDVRHATEEFGTHELMKVLKLDGKPHTGVGIRLGFGCRAGV